One window of Lytechinus variegatus isolate NC3 chromosome 2, Lvar_3.0, whole genome shotgun sequence genomic DNA carries:
- the LOC121409101 gene encoding centromere/kinetochore protein zw10 homolog, whose product MASLVTEVLMNTGLMEKEDLATRIDKVSTQICELKAEISVALRQRYVDFIPSQDKIEKMHSRVRSLDTEMHDLGDKIQGDIRVKLKTSTSDVVELSKQLDQSNATIAVLTTLCKAHQDLKEFNTGILYEEYVQAANILDSLDCQLNLLCRSGYHEMKIVHALKSEETVVRETLFFHLGESWSKTVLFQPVEGGKGKGAKSVISPQLVVVQNEKFQCTLQAMETTGCLNNKLESFSKKLLEHILHPIIRRTDIHLNIESNQQKVTISIVKAKTEQSSSIPSPTSVFDDIIKVFEALGTPLLSHVVKKRGHGQDTSIMSILGSLIWSSMSKVLIKDCLTPSIPATSTELHEYKLIFDATRKFEESLQGLGFIAPDSHPLTDYGKNVNIHFANKRCQALLVEARRLMQQDLHNTVQVGGNEIRTDEEGSGEEKNPLGPGLSAFPQCLISESVQKLLDMCQQTLCEASNSQEQCFQLFFTVRNMLQLFCEVVPHYHKTSLYQLPRASALHHNNCMYISHHLLTLGHRYQHTFPTPLSDGASLFVDLVPVFRKEAVTPFLAQMRSQRDLLLESVRIAEGFQRVADAEKVKSADRAIKQVIHRWTHLKAVWAEVLPANVYTKSIATLINTVLMHVVEQITRLEDISADDASQLHLIFTKIKEETPDILQPPNTEEPVIMEVMVKEWRQFLELGFILEASMQAIVDRWADGKGPLALAFSASTVKGLIRALFQNTDRRANALSKIKQTS is encoded by the exons GTTTGATGGAAAAGGAAGACCTTGCCACAAGGATTGATAAAGTTTCTACCCAGATCTGTGAGTTGAAAGCGGAGATAAGTGTTGCCCTGAGGCAGCGCTATGTGGACTTTATTCCATCACAGGATAAGATTGAAAAGATGCACTCTAGAGTACGGTCCTTGGATACTGAGATGCATGACCTTGGGGATAAGATACAG GGAGACATTCGAGTGAAACTCAAAACATCTACAAGTGACGTTGTGGAGTTAAGCAAGCAACTAGATCAGTCTAATGCAACCATTGCTGTCCTTACAACACTTTGCAAG GCTCATCAGGATCTGAAGGAGTTCAACACAGGTATTCTTTATGAGGAATATGTGCAGGCTGCTAACATCTTGGATTCACTG GATTGTCAACTCAACCTTTTGTGTAGATCAGGATACCATGAGATGAAGATAGTTCATGCTTTGAAA AGCGAGGAAACTGTTGTTAGGGAAACCTTGTTCTTCCATCTTGGAGAATCTTGGTCAAAGACTGTCTTGTTTCAACCTGTTGAGGGCGGTAAAGGGAAAGGAGCCAAGTCAGTTATCAGTCCTCAGCTTGTTGTGG TTCAAAATGAGAAGTTTCAGTGTACACTTCAAGCAATGGAAACCACAGGCTGTCTTAATAACAAACTTGAGAGTTTTA GTAAGAAGTTACTTGAGCACATTCTTCATCCAATCATAAGGAGAACAGATATCCATCTCAACATTGAATCAAATCAACAG AAAGTGACTATTTCCATAGTGAAGGCCAAAACTGAGCAATCTTCATCCATTCCATCTCCAACAAGTGTCTTTGATGATATCATCAAGGTCTTTGAAGCCCTTGGTACACCACTTTTAAGCCATGTAGTGAAGAAACGAGGTCATGGTCAGGATACAAGTATCATGAGTATTCTAG GTTCTTTAATCTGGTCAAGCATGTCTAAAGTCCTCATCAAGGATTGCCTCACTCCTTCTATACCAGCTACCAGTACAGAG CTGCATGAATACAAGTTAATATTTGATGCTACAAGAAAGTTTGAGGAGTCTCTACAAGGCTTAG GCTTTATCGCACCTGATTCACACCCTCTTACAGACTACGGCAAAAATGTCAATATCCATTTTGCTAATAAAAGG TGTCAGGCATTGCTGGTCGAAGCTCGAAGATTGATGCAGCAAGATCTTCATAATACTGTACAAGTTGGAGGGAATGAAATAAGAACAGATGAAGAG GGGTCTGGCGAGGAGAAGAATCCACTGGGACCAGGGTTGTCGGCCTTCCCACAATGTCTTATCAGTGAAAGTGTGCAGAAACTTCTAGACATGTGCCAGCAGACCTTGTGTGAGGCTTCCAATAGCCAGGAACAATG CTTTCAATTGTTTTTCACTGTGAGGAACATGTTGCAGCTCTTCTGTGAGGTCGTACCTCATTATCATAAAACAAGTCTA TATCAGCTACCTCGAGCATCAGCCCTCCATCATAATAACTGTATGTATATCAGCCATCATCTATTGACGTTGGGTCATCGTTACCAGCATACCTTTCCGACCCCACTGTCCGACGGAGCTTCTTTATTCGTTGATCTTGTACCAGTCTTCAGGAAAGAGGCTGTCACACCGTTCCTTGCTCAAATG AGATCTCAACGAGACTTGCTTCTTGAATCTGTGAGAATAGCTGAAGGCTTCCAAAGGGTTGCAGATGCAGAGAAAGTAAAATCAGCTGATCGTGCTATCAAACAG GTGATTCATCGATGGACTCACCTCAAGGCTGTCTGGGCTGAAGTACTTCCTGCAAATGTTTACACCAAATCCATAGCAACACTGATCAACACGGTTCTCATGCATGTTGTCGAACAGATCACACGGCTTGAA GACATCTCAGCTGATGATGCTTCTCAGCTCCATCTCATTTTCACTAAGATCAAGGAGGAGACTCCAGATATTCTTCAACCACCAAACACTGAG GAACCAGTGATAATGGAGGTGATGGTAAAAGAATGGAGGCAATTTCTAGAGCTTGGTTTCATCCTTGAGGCTTCCATGCAAGCCATAGTGGATAGATGGGCAGACGGAAAG GGTCCTCTAGCTCTGGCATTCTCTGCTTCTACAGTGAAGGGATTGATCCGAGCTCTTTTCCAGAATACAGACAGAAGAGCCAATGCCCTTAGCAAAATCAAGCAAACATCGTGA